In a genomic window of Salvelinus fontinalis isolate EN_2023a chromosome 7, ASM2944872v1, whole genome shotgun sequence:
- the smpx gene encoding small muscular protein: MSKPSSNVKALQANLNIPMGALRPGAGHPVKRREETVDTEEAPPPDPLQEATALSPEEKKPLPGSTKLPGPAVNLSELQNVKSELRWVTKD; the protein is encoded by the exons ATGTCTAAACCATCGTCCAACGTCAAAGCCCTGcag GCAAATCTAAATATTCCGATGGGAGCGCTGCGTCCAGGGGCGGGACATCCTgtcaagaggagagaggagactgtagacaCAGaggag GCTCCACCCCCAGACCCCCTGCAGGAAGCCACGGCCCTGTCGCCAGAGGAGAAGAAGCCATTGCCAGGATCCACGAAGCTTCCTGGTCCAGCAGTCAACCTATCAGAGCTGCAGAACGTCAAGAGTGAACTACGATGGGTCACCAAGGACTAA